In one window of Deinococcus aquiradiocola DNA:
- a CDS encoding thymidine kinase codes for MLKSPYHGGHLEVIVGPMFSGKSEELIRRLNRAVIARQRVAVFKPAIDDRYHSTHVASHAGRVTPAIAAHSTAQVRELLRGHGELLDLGEPGLPDVVGFDEAQFFDAGLVPLALELADQGVRVILAGLDLDFRAEPFGVMPDLLSRAESVEKLTAICVVCGAPATRTQRLIGGQPARRGDPVVMVGAAESYEARCRVHHVVGD; via the coding sequence ATGCTCAAGTCTCCCTATCACGGCGGTCATCTGGAGGTGATCGTCGGTCCCATGTTCAGCGGCAAGAGCGAGGAACTCATCCGTCGCCTGAACCGCGCGGTGATCGCGCGCCAGCGCGTCGCGGTCTTCAAGCCCGCCATCGACGACCGCTACCACAGCACGCACGTCGCCAGTCACGCGGGCCGCGTCACGCCTGCCATCGCCGCGCACAGCACCGCGCAGGTACGTGAACTGCTGCGCGGTCACGGCGAACTGCTCGACCTGGGCGAGCCTGGCCTGCCGGACGTGGTGGGGTTCGACGAGGCGCAGTTCTTCGACGCGGGACTCGTGCCGCTCGCGCTGGAACTCGCGGACCAGGGCGTGCGCGTGATCCTGGCGGGTCTGGACCTGGACTTCCGGGCGGAACCGTTCGGGGTGATGCCGGACCTGCTGTCCCGCGCGGAGAGCGTCGAGAAGCTCACCGCGATCTGCGTGGTGTGCGGCGCGCCCGCCACGCGCACGCAACGACTGATCGGCGGTCAGCCCGCGCGGCGCGGCGACCCGGTCGTGATGGTCGGCGCGGCCGAATCGTACGAGGCGCGCTGCCGCGTGCATCACGTCGTCGGTGACTGA
- a CDS encoding EAL domain-containing protein: protein MTRPTTPDACLACQGSSRKVFAISTAFQPIVDISTREIFAYEALVRGPEGQSAPWVLAQVGPEDLYAFDQQCRVTAIHAAARLGIATRLSINFMPNAVYTPSTCIQATLRAARDTGMPLDRLMFEVTEHEKVVDQAHVRHIIDAYRAHGFMTALDDYGVGHATAQLLVAIRPDILKLDMALVRGVQDDPWRQALIRAHFAFARETGTLVIAEGIETLPEARALAQLGVTLMQGYYFARPGLETLPVVSDHLIDQIS, encoded by the coding sequence GTGACGCGCCCGACGACCCCCGACGCCTGCCTCGCCTGCCAGGGGTCCTCCCGCAAGGTGTTCGCCATCTCGACGGCCTTTCAGCCCATCGTGGACATCTCCACGCGTGAGATCTTCGCGTACGAGGCGCTCGTGCGCGGCCCGGAGGGACAGTCCGCGCCGTGGGTGCTCGCGCAGGTCGGCCCGGAGGACCTGTACGCCTTCGATCAGCAGTGCCGCGTCACGGCCATCCACGCGGCGGCCCGGCTGGGGATCGCCACGCGCCTCAGCATCAACTTCATGCCGAACGCCGTCTACACGCCCAGCACGTGCATTCAGGCGACGCTGCGCGCCGCGCGCGACACCGGCATGCCGCTCGACCGGCTGATGTTCGAGGTGACCGAGCACGAGAAGGTGGTGGATCAGGCGCACGTGCGGCACATCATCGACGCCTACCGCGCGCACGGCTTCATGACGGCGCTCGACGACTACGGCGTCGGTCACGCGACCGCGCAGCTGCTCGTCGCGATCCGGCCGGACATCCTGAAGCTCGACATGGCCCTCGTGCGCGGCGTGCAGGACGACCCGTGGCGGCAGGCCCTGATCCGCGCGCACTTCGCGTTCGCGCGCGAGACGGGAACCCTGGTGATCGCAGAAGGCATCGAGACGCTTCCCGAGGCGCGCGCCCTGGCGCAGCTCGGCGTGACGCTCATGCAGGGGTACTACTTTGCGCGGCCCGGCCTGGAGACGCTGCCCGTCGTGAGCGATCACCTGATCGACCAGATCAGCTGA
- the mutL gene encoding DNA mismatch repair endonuclease MutL, translated as MTSIRILPPEVARQIAAGEVVSRPLDVVRELLDNALDAGASRVDVEVVRGGLERVTVRDNGAGIPEGEVPLAPLRHATSKLESVERVTTLGFRGEALWAMAQAGRLTVTTRPAAQLGAVRLAASGDEVSVSRVSAAAGTTVSVEGLFAHLPARLRTQGSAAAEVREVTALLSRYVLHRPGLHWRLTVDGEVRLQHAPSGARGAVASVYGPLSANRVLPMEVPGGVLSGVLSRPELMRSRRDRMHFSVNGRPVLAPPELEQAVVDGYGTLLPSSQAPLCVLDVRVPPEDVNPNVHPAKAVVALADVAVLAARVRDEVRAALSGLPLAGAVPDLHLPEGVSPVASMSAITSATGFPELRPVGVHAALYLLAEGDGDLWIVDVHAAHERVLFERLSERLAGAEALELPVPELLQLTPGQLARLQERQADLQGMGLTLEPFGAGLARLRSLPAAFAALPVPRLHELIVETVLGDLPDPVRELVGRLACAPALKAGHVTLESGTRVLADLSRCGQPWACPHGRPTTLRLSERDLAHSFGRRGPRDVARGRDVREERVPVRPSSDLTDG; from the coding sequence GTGACGTCCATCCGCATCCTTCCCCCCGAGGTCGCCCGGCAGATCGCCGCTGGCGAGGTGGTGTCGCGCCCGCTGGACGTGGTGCGGGAGCTGCTGGACAACGCGCTGGACGCGGGCGCGTCGCGGGTGGACGTGGAGGTCGTGCGTGGCGGGCTGGAGCGGGTGACGGTGCGGGACAACGGGGCGGGCATTCCGGAGGGGGAGGTGCCGCTCGCGCCGCTGCGGCACGCGACGTCGAAGCTGGAGAGCGTGGAGCGCGTGACGACGCTCGGGTTCCGGGGGGAGGCGTTGTGGGCGATGGCGCAGGCGGGCCGCCTGACGGTCACGACGCGTCCGGCCGCGCAGCTGGGCGCGGTGCGGCTCGCGGCGTCCGGGGACGAGGTGAGCGTGTCGCGGGTGAGCGCGGCGGCGGGCACGACGGTGAGCGTGGAGGGATTGTTCGCGCACCTGCCCGCACGGCTCCGGACGCAGGGGTCGGCGGCGGCAGAGGTGCGGGAGGTGACGGCGCTGCTGAGCCGGTACGTGCTGCACCGTCCGGGGCTGCACTGGCGGCTCACGGTGGACGGTGAGGTACGCCTGCAGCACGCGCCGTCCGGGGCGCGGGGCGCGGTGGCGAGCGTGTACGGGCCGCTCAGCGCGAACCGGGTGCTGCCGATGGAGGTGCCGGGGGGCGTGCTGAGCGGTGTGCTGAGTCGCCCGGAGCTGATGCGGTCGCGGCGGGACCGGATGCATTTCTCGGTGAACGGGCGTCCGGTGCTGGCCCCGCCGGAGCTGGAGCAGGCGGTGGTGGACGGGTACGGGACGCTGCTGCCGTCGTCGCAGGCGCCGCTGTGCGTGCTGGACGTGCGCGTGCCGCCGGAGGACGTGAACCCGAACGTGCACCCGGCCAAGGCGGTGGTGGCGCTGGCGGACGTGGCCGTGCTGGCGGCGCGCGTGCGGGACGAGGTGCGCGCGGCCCTGTCGGGCCTGCCGCTGGCGGGGGCGGTGCCGGACCTGCACTTGCCGGAGGGGGTGTCGCCGGTGGCGTCCATGTCGGCCATCACGTCGGCCACGGGCTTCCCGGAGCTGCGGCCGGTGGGGGTGCATGCGGCGCTGTACCTGCTGGCGGAGGGGGACGGGGACCTGTGGATCGTGGACGTGCATGCCGCGCACGAGCGGGTGCTGTTCGAGCGCCTCTCGGAGCGGCTCGCCGGAGCGGAGGCGCTGGAGTTGCCGGTGCCGGAACTGCTGCAGCTGACGCCGGGGCAGCTGGCGCGGCTGCAGGAGCGGCAGGCGGACCTGCAGGGCATGGGGTTGACGCTGGAGCCGTTCGGGGCGGGCCTGGCGCGGCTGCGGTCACTGCCGGCGGCGTTCGCGGCGCTGCCGGTGCCGCGCCTGCACGAGCTGATCGTGGAGACGGTGCTGGGCGACCTGCCGGACCCGGTGCGGGAACTGGTGGGGCGGCTGGCGTGCGCCCCGGCCCTCAAGGCGGGGCACGTGACGCTGGAATCGGGCACGCGGGTGCTGGCGGACCTGTCGCGGTGCGGGCAGCCGTGGGCATGCCCGCACGGGCGGCCCACCACGCTGCGCCTGTCGGAACGGGACCTCGCGCACAGCTTCGGTCGGCGCGGCCCGCGTGACGTGGCGCGCGGGCGGGACGTGCGTGAGGAGCGCGTGCCGGTCCGGCCCTCATCAGATCTGACGGACGGGTGA
- the rpmE gene encoding 50S ribosomal protein L31 produces the protein MKKDIHPKVMPTKIFYQGKVVMETMSTRPEIHVDVWSGVHPFWTGENRFVDTEGRVDKFNKRFGDSYRTKKK, from the coding sequence ATGAAGAAAGATATCCACCCGAAAGTCATGCCGACCAAGATCTTCTACCAGGGCAAGGTCGTCATGGAGACCATGAGCACCCGCCCCGAGATCCACGTGGACGTCTGGAGCGGCGTGCACCCCTTCTGGACCGGCGAGAACCGCTTCGTCGACACCGAGGGCCGCGTCGACAAGTTCAACAAGCGCTTCGGCGACAGCTACCGCACCAAGAAGAAGTAA
- the mutS gene encoding DNA mismatch repair protein MutS, with protein MQATDVSLTKLKGTGRGPLPPMLEQYVSMRDAVQETYPDTLLLFQCGDFYETFGEDAERAARLMGLTLTHKSSRDFSTPMAGLPVRAADAHIERLLAMGVRVAVADQMEEPGSGLVDRKVTQLLTPGTVTDERLLSADENFLAAVATGNGYALALLDLSTGEFRCASFGTRAALYDDLSRWRAREVLLAPELSGNAALLADFQSRFPVMLSQGSFDVSAARTEVIAALGEVPASVGTDALLRACGAVLGYARGTQQGRLEMVRRLSRYEPGAQLRLNDWALRALEVFAAQHPGVAGQPDGSLIGTLSETRSAGGRRRLRAWLRSPLRDAVSIAARQEAVAALVGAPDLRHGVRALLYRAHDLERLSARVATRRAGPREVAALARTLDLLPDAAGLLDGQDGLLGALRGRLGGLPDVVALIRAALVDDPPIRSGEGGLIREGFHAQLDAMRGEALTHREWIAALEVSERVRSGIPNLKVGFNSVFGYYLEVSSSHLAKVPADYRQVATLKDRARFTRPDLREHEREIARLEGAADRLEAEVFTQLRESLSGHAEALSEAAGAVSELDVLAALAEIAAERGWVRPVTTDGEVRLVQARHPVVERSVGERFVPNDAHLNANRRTLIITGPNMAGKSTYLRTVALCALLHQIGSFVPADTAELPLFDAVHTRIGASDDLAGGRSTFMVEMSELADILHGAGARSLVILDEVGRGTSSLDGQAIAQAALEGLHATGAYTLFATHYFELTRLEGTVPGLVNLHVAAQEDPQVAGGLTFYHQVMPGAAQQSYGVEVARLAGLPQGVTARAAQLLAGLNARGDDTALRRELASLDLTRLTPMGALELLQTWQRLARGES; from the coding sequence ATGCAGGCCACCGATGTCTCCCTCACCAAGCTGAAAGGCACCGGCCGGGGTCCCCTCCCGCCGATGCTGGAACAGTACGTCAGCATGCGGGACGCCGTTCAGGAAACGTACCCCGACACCCTCCTGCTGTTCCAGTGCGGCGACTTCTACGAGACGTTCGGGGAGGACGCCGAACGCGCCGCGCGCCTGATGGGCCTCACGCTGACGCACAAGTCCAGCAGGGACTTCTCCACCCCGATGGCGGGCCTGCCGGTCCGCGCGGCGGACGCGCACATCGAGCGGCTGCTGGCGATGGGCGTGCGCGTCGCGGTGGCCGACCAGATGGAGGAACCGGGCAGCGGCCTGGTGGACCGCAAGGTGACGCAGCTCCTCACGCCCGGCACCGTGACGGACGAACGCCTGCTGTCGGCCGACGAGAACTTCCTGGCGGCCGTGGCGACCGGCAACGGGTACGCTCTGGCGCTGCTGGACCTGTCCACCGGGGAGTTCCGCTGCGCGAGCTTCGGGACGCGGGCCGCGCTGTACGACGACCTGTCGCGCTGGCGGGCGCGCGAGGTGCTGCTCGCGCCGGAACTGAGCGGCAACGCGGCCCTGCTCGCGGACTTCCAGTCGCGCTTCCCGGTGATGCTGTCGCAGGGAAGCTTCGATGTGAGCGCGGCCCGTACGGAAGTCATCGCCGCGCTGGGCGAGGTTCCGGCGAGCGTGGGAACGGACGCGCTGCTGCGCGCGTGCGGCGCGGTACTCGGGTACGCGCGCGGCACGCAGCAGGGACGGCTGGAGATGGTGCGCCGACTGAGTCGCTACGAGCCGGGCGCGCAGCTGCGCCTGAACGACTGGGCGCTGCGGGCGCTGGAGGTGTTCGCCGCGCAGCACCCGGGCGTGGCGGGCCAGCCGGACGGGTCGCTGATCGGGACGCTCAGCGAGACGCGCAGCGCGGGCGGACGGCGGCGCCTGCGGGCGTGGCTGCGTTCGCCGCTGCGCGACGCGGTCAGCATCGCCGCGCGGCAGGAGGCGGTCGCGGCCCTGGTGGGCGCGCCGGACCTGCGGCACGGCGTGCGCGCCCTGCTGTACCGCGCGCACGACCTGGAGCGCCTGTCGGCCCGCGTCGCGACGCGCCGGGCCGGTCCCAGGGAAGTCGCCGCGCTCGCACGGACGCTGGACCTCCTGCCGGACGCGGCAGGCCTGCTGGACGGGCAGGACGGCCTGCTGGGCGCGCTGCGCGGACGGCTCGGCGGGCTGCCGGACGTGGTGGCGCTCATCCGGGCGGCCCTGGTGGACGACCCGCCCATCCGCAGCGGCGAGGGCGGCCTGATCCGCGAGGGCTTCCACGCGCAGCTGGACGCCATGCGCGGCGAGGCGCTCACGCACCGCGAGTGGATCGCCGCGCTGGAAGTCAGCGAGCGCGTCAGGAGCGGCATCCCGAACCTGAAAGTCGGCTTCAACAGCGTCTTCGGGTACTACCTGGAGGTCAGCAGCTCTCACCTCGCGAAGGTCCCCGCCGACTACCGGCAGGTCGCGACCCTCAAGGACCGCGCGCGCTTCACGCGGCCCGACCTGCGCGAGCACGAACGCGAGATCGCGCGGCTGGAAGGCGCGGCCGACCGGCTGGAAGCGGAAGTGTTCACGCAGCTGCGCGAGAGCCTGTCCGGGCACGCCGAGGCGCTCAGCGAGGCGGCGGGCGCCGTGAGCGAACTGGATGTGCTGGCGGCCCTGGCGGAGATCGCGGCGGAACGCGGCTGGGTGCGGCCCGTCACGACGGACGGCGAGGTGCGGCTCGTGCAGGCGCGTCACCCGGTGGTGGAACGCAGCGTGGGCGAACGCTTCGTGCCGAACGACGCGCACCTGAACGCGAACCGGCGCACGCTGATCATCACGGGGCCGAACATGGCGGGCAAGAGCACGTACCTGCGGACGGTGGCGCTGTGCGCGCTGCTGCACCAGATCGGGTCGTTCGTTCCGGCGGACACGGCCGAACTGCCGCTCTTCGACGCGGTGCACACGCGCATCGGGGCGTCCGACGACCTGGCGGGCGGACGCAGCACCTTCATGGTGGAGATGTCGGAACTGGCGGACATCCTGCACGGCGCGGGCGCGCGCAGCCTCGTGATTCTCGACGAGGTGGGGCGCGGCACGAGCAGCCTCGACGGGCAGGCGATCGCACAGGCGGCCCTGGAGGGCCTGCACGCCACGGGCGCCTACACGCTGTTCGCGACGCATTACTTCGAGCTGACGCGGCTGGAAGGCACCGTGCCGGGCCTCGTGAACCTGCACGTCGCCGCGCAGGAGGACCCGCAGGTGGCGGGCGGCCTGACCTTCTACCATCAGGTGATGCCGGGCGCCGCGCAGCAGAGTTACGGCGTGGAGGTGGCGCGGCTGGCCGGGCTGCCGCAGGGCGTCACGGCGCGGGCCGCGCAACTCCTGGCGGGCCTGAACGCGCGCGGGGACGACACGGCCCTGCGGCGCGAACTGGCGAGCCTGGACCTGACGCGCCTCACCCCGATGGGCGCACTCGAACTGCTGCAGACGTGGCAGCGGCTCGCGCGCGGCGAATCGTGA